The following proteins come from a genomic window of Geothrix edaphica:
- a CDS encoding xanthine dehydrogenase family protein molybdopterin-binding subunit yields MSTTRRDFLKTTGALTLAFALPVRVRGAAAQAPVASFQPSGMLRIDPDGSITIWATRTEIGQGVRTSMAMAIAEELEADWSRVKVLQASTAPRFGDLGVTGGSQTTRSTTLALRKVGAQAREMLLQAAADTWGVAKSECLARSGRIQHPPTKRSLAYGDLVARAAKLTAPAEPPLKAPRDFRILGKDTLRLDGPDIVTGRAQFATDIHLPGMLVASIERCPVFGGKVKSFDAAAALKVPGVKKVLQVSSGVAVFGEDTWAAFAGREALKVQWDEGPAAKVDSAALRRQFEERLKTPGKVVRQEGDAAQALPKAAKRIKATYDAPFLAHATMEPMVAVADVKPDRCMIWAPTQAPGMTLPFVEKLTGLKADQIEIQVTLAGGGFGRRAMADFILDAVECSKAVGAPVKAQWTRPDDFQHDGYRPATLHELEAGLDGQGHPLAWRHRFVGPSIAAANHFPWPAEATELAGAADLAYAIPNLHVEWGQSDTPVPIWFWRAVPASFNPFVTESFLDELAHAAGKDPLDFRLENLPKGPRKLGRDTFDPARYRAVLELAATKAGWRTRKLPKGWGRGIAAHAYLDCGTYVAQVAEVEAKADGSIRVHRVVCAVDCGMVLNPGNVKAQMEGGIAFGLSAALYDEITLKDGRVTADSFSAHPILLLPSMPKVEVHIVPSDLPPGGVGEPGLPPLAPAVANAVFAATGKRLRSLPLLPPALRKA; encoded by the coding sequence ATGAGCACCACCCGGCGTGACTTCCTCAAGACCACCGGCGCCCTGACCCTGGCCTTCGCCCTGCCCGTGCGGGTGAGGGGCGCCGCGGCCCAGGCCCCGGTAGCCTCGTTCCAGCCCAGCGGCATGCTCCGCATCGATCCCGACGGTTCCATCACCATCTGGGCCACGCGGACGGAGATCGGCCAGGGCGTGCGCACCAGCATGGCCATGGCCATCGCGGAGGAACTCGAGGCGGACTGGTCCCGCGTGAAGGTGCTCCAGGCCTCCACCGCGCCGAGATTCGGCGATCTCGGTGTCACCGGCGGCAGCCAGACCACGCGCTCCACCACCCTGGCCCTTCGGAAGGTGGGCGCCCAGGCCCGGGAAATGCTCCTCCAGGCCGCTGCCGACACCTGGGGTGTGGCCAAGTCCGAGTGCCTGGCGCGCTCGGGCCGGATCCAGCACCCGCCCACGAAGCGGAGCCTGGCTTACGGCGACCTGGTGGCCCGGGCCGCAAAACTCACGGCCCCGGCGGAGCCACCGCTGAAAGCGCCCAGGGATTTCCGGATCCTGGGCAAGGACACCCTGCGCCTGGACGGGCCCGACATCGTCACCGGACGGGCCCAGTTCGCCACGGATATCCACCTCCCCGGCATGCTCGTGGCGAGCATCGAGCGGTGCCCGGTGTTCGGCGGGAAGGTGAAGTCCTTCGACGCCGCGGCCGCCCTCAAGGTGCCCGGCGTGAAGAAGGTGCTGCAGGTTTCGAGCGGCGTGGCCGTCTTCGGCGAGGACACCTGGGCGGCCTTCGCCGGCCGGGAGGCGCTGAAGGTGCAGTGGGACGAAGGCCCGGCCGCCAAGGTGGACAGCGCCGCCCTCCGGCGGCAGTTCGAGGAGCGGCTCAAGACGCCGGGCAAGGTCGTGCGCCAGGAAGGTGATGCGGCCCAGGCCCTGCCCAAGGCGGCCAAGCGCATCAAGGCCACCTACGACGCCCCCTTCCTCGCCCACGCCACCATGGAGCCCATGGTGGCCGTGGCGGACGTGAAGCCCGACCGCTGCATGATCTGGGCCCCCACCCAGGCCCCGGGGATGACCCTGCCCTTCGTCGAGAAGCTCACGGGCCTGAAGGCCGACCAGATCGAGATCCAGGTCACGCTGGCCGGCGGTGGCTTCGGCCGCCGCGCCATGGCGGACTTCATCCTCGATGCCGTGGAGTGCTCCAAGGCGGTCGGCGCGCCGGTGAAGGCGCAGTGGACCCGGCCTGACGACTTCCAGCACGACGGCTATCGCCCGGCCACCCTCCACGAACTGGAGGCGGGTCTGGACGGCCAGGGCCATCCACTCGCCTGGCGCCACCGATTCGTGGGGCCTTCCATCGCGGCCGCCAACCACTTCCCCTGGCCCGCGGAAGCCACGGAGCTGGCGGGCGCGGCGGACCTGGCCTATGCCATCCCGAACCTCCACGTGGAGTGGGGCCAGAGCGACACGCCGGTGCCCATCTGGTTCTGGCGGGCCGTGCCGGCCAGCTTCAACCCCTTCGTCACCGAGTCCTTCCTGGACGAATTGGCCCATGCGGCCGGGAAGGATCCCCTCGATTTCCGCCTCGAAAACCTTCCGAAGGGTCCGCGGAAGCTGGGGAGGGACACCTTCGACCCGGCCCGGTACCGCGCCGTGCTGGAGCTGGCGGCAACCAAGGCCGGCTGGCGGACCCGCAAGCTGCCCAAGGGCTGGGGACGCGGCATCGCAGCCCACGCCTACCTGGACTGCGGCACCTATGTGGCCCAGGTGGCGGAAGTGGAAGCCAAGGCCGACGGCAGCATCCGCGTCCACCGCGTGGTCTGCGCCGTGGACTGCGGGATGGTGCTCAATCCGGGGAACGTGAAGGCCCAGATGGAGGGTGGCATCGCCTTCGGCCTCAGCGCCGCCCTCTACGACGAGATCACGCTCAAGGACGGCCGCGTGACCGCCGACAGTTTCTCGGCCCACCCGATCCTCCTGCTCCCATCCATGCCCAAGGTGGAGGTCCACATCGTGCCCAGTGACCTGCCGCCGGGCGGCGTGGGCGAACCGGGCCTGCCGCCCCTGGCGCCCGCCGTGGCCAACGCGGTCTTCGCCGCCACCGGCAAGCGCCTGCGCAGTCTGCCGCTCC
- a CDS encoding (2Fe-2S)-binding protein codes for MAEYTLSVNGQSHTVEAPPDMPLLWVLRDRLALTGTKFGCGQGLCGACTVHLGGEPVRSCVTPVGDVGTKRITTIEGLDPHGAHPLQKAWIETDVAQCGYCQTGQIMTAAALLAKHPKPTDRDIDQAMGENVCRCGTYLRIREAIHRAAGQRKEVAP; via the coding sequence ATGGCGGAGTACACGCTCTCGGTCAATGGCCAGTCCCACACGGTCGAGGCACCACCCGATATGCCCCTTCTCTGGGTGCTGCGCGATCGCCTCGCCCTGACAGGCACCAAGTTCGGCTGCGGACAGGGCCTCTGCGGCGCCTGCACCGTCCATCTCGGCGGCGAGCCCGTGCGGTCCTGCGTCACGCCGGTGGGCGACGTCGGCACGAAGCGCATCACCACCATCGAGGGCCTGGACCCCCATGGCGCCCATCCCCTGCAGAAGGCCTGGATCGAGACGGACGTCGCCCAGTGCGGCTACTGCCAGACGGGGCAGATCATGACCGCCGCGGCCCTGCTGGCCAAGCACCCCAAACCCACGGACCGCGACATCGACCAGGCCATGGGCGAGAACGTGTGCCGCTGCGGCACCTACCTGCGGATCCGCGAGGCCATCCACCGGGCCGCGGGCCAGCGGAAGGAGGTGGCCCCATGA
- a CDS encoding xanthine dehydrogenase family protein molybdopterin-binding subunit: MTSRRDFLKLTGAAGTGLMLGVYLEAKPRPGETTRAAFRPNAFLTIRPDGTAQITVPKVEMGQGVRTALPLALAEELDLDWSKVEVITGQPGPEFKAMNTGGSTSVSTTWDTLRRAGATAREMLKGAAAAQWKVSLGQCRTEKGFVLGPDGKRLAYGALAEAAAKLPVPKDVPLKKPGEYRLLGKRTPRFDGPAIVTGKAVFGLDVRRPDQRFAAVLRCPVPGGQPKTWDDAKAKAVRGVKAVLKVPTGLAVVADSTWAAFKGREALAAAATWDEGTGRDFNSATLEAKMRAALTGPADDARREGDPAKALAAAAKVLEAEYSFPYQAHVTVEPMNATAQVGGDGAEMWVGSQSANRAQDRAAAAMGLKAEQLKLNVPLIGGGFGRRLGTDFSTEAAQVAKAAGGGPVQVVWDREDDLRHDLHHPATLHRLRAGIDGAGALAAWTHRIAGPAVLRSWLGGQKAPSQATTEANGAYDIPYAIPALAVDFSEVEAPTPLGWWRGIQIVPNVFARECFLDEVAHALGKDPLRFRLDLLGDRGIVKFGRDAADIRRLKKVLEVAAEKAGWGRKLPAGHGLGLACHAYDGRTYAAEVAEVSLVKGRLKVHKVTCAVDCGLAVNPAGLEAQVEGGIAFGLSALFSQITWDKGRTVQTGYHDFPVLRLGDMPLVETHVIPSVEAPSGMGEPPVPVVIPAVLNAVFAATGKRIRKVPIEDGLI, encoded by the coding sequence GTGACCAGCCGCCGCGACTTCCTGAAACTGACCGGCGCCGCCGGCACGGGCTTGATGCTGGGCGTGTACCTGGAGGCCAAACCCCGCCCTGGGGAGACCACCAGGGCGGCCTTCCGCCCCAATGCCTTCCTGACTATCCGGCCTGATGGCACGGCGCAGATCACCGTGCCCAAGGTGGAGATGGGCCAGGGCGTCCGCACGGCTCTCCCCCTGGCGTTGGCGGAGGAACTGGACCTCGACTGGTCGAAGGTCGAAGTCATCACCGGCCAGCCCGGACCGGAGTTCAAGGCCATGAACACCGGCGGCAGCACCAGCGTGAGCACCACCTGGGATACGCTCCGCCGCGCCGGGGCCACGGCCCGGGAGATGCTCAAGGGCGCGGCCGCCGCCCAGTGGAAGGTATCCCTGGGCCAGTGCCGCACGGAGAAGGGCTTCGTGCTCGGTCCCGACGGGAAGAGGCTGGCCTATGGCGCCCTGGCGGAAGCCGCGGCCAAGCTGCCCGTTCCCAAGGATGTCCCCCTGAAGAAGCCCGGCGAGTACCGCCTGCTGGGCAAGCGGACGCCCCGCTTCGACGGCCCGGCCATCGTCACGGGCAAGGCGGTCTTCGGCCTCGATGTGCGGCGCCCGGACCAGCGCTTCGCCGCCGTGCTGCGCTGCCCCGTGCCCGGGGGCCAGCCCAAAACCTGGGATGACGCCAAGGCCAAGGCCGTGCGCGGCGTGAAGGCCGTGCTGAAGGTGCCCACGGGGCTCGCGGTCGTGGCCGACAGCACCTGGGCGGCCTTCAAGGGCCGGGAGGCGCTGGCCGCCGCGGCCACCTGGGACGAGGGCACCGGCCGGGATTTCAATTCCGCCACGCTCGAAGCGAAGATGCGGGCGGCCCTCACCGGGCCCGCCGACGACGCCCGCCGGGAAGGCGACCCCGCCAAGGCCCTGGCCGCCGCCGCCAAGGTGCTGGAGGCGGAGTACAGCTTCCCCTACCAGGCCCACGTCACCGTGGAGCCCATGAACGCCACCGCCCAGGTGGGTGGCGATGGCGCCGAGATGTGGGTGGGCAGCCAGTCCGCGAATCGGGCCCAGGATCGCGCCGCCGCGGCCATGGGCCTGAAGGCCGAGCAGCTGAAGCTGAACGTGCCCCTCATCGGCGGTGGCTTCGGACGCCGCCTGGGCACCGACTTCAGCACCGAGGCCGCCCAGGTGGCCAAGGCCGCCGGCGGCGGTCCCGTGCAGGTGGTGTGGGACCGGGAGGATGACCTCCGCCACGACCTCCACCATCCCGCGACGCTCCACCGACTGCGCGCGGGGATCGACGGCGCGGGCGCCCTCGCGGCCTGGACCCACCGCATCGCCGGCCCTGCTGTGCTGAGGTCCTGGCTGGGAGGCCAGAAGGCGCCCTCCCAAGCCACCACGGAAGCCAACGGCGCCTACGACATCCCCTACGCCATCCCCGCCCTCGCCGTGGATTTCTCGGAAGTGGAAGCGCCCACGCCCCTGGGCTGGTGGCGCGGCATCCAGATCGTGCCCAATGTCTTCGCCCGGGAATGCTTCCTCGACGAAGTCGCCCACGCCCTGGGGAAGGACCCCCTCCGCTTCCGCCTGGACCTGCTGGGCGACCGCGGCATCGTCAAGTTCGGCCGCGACGCGGCCGACATCCGGCGCCTGAAGAAGGTGCTGGAGGTGGCGGCGGAAAAGGCCGGCTGGGGCCGCAAGCTGCCCGCGGGCCATGGCCTCGGCCTTGCGTGCCACGCCTATGACGGCCGCACCTACGCCGCCGAGGTGGCGGAGGTCTCCCTGGTGAAGGGCCGGCTCAAGGTGCACAAGGTCACCTGCGCGGTGGACTGCGGCCTGGCGGTGAATCCCGCGGGCCTCGAAGCCCAGGTGGAAGGCGGCATCGCCTTCGGCCTCTCGGCCCTCTTCTCCCAGATCACGTGGGACAAGGGCCGTACCGTGCAGACGGGCTACCACGACTTCCCTGTGCTGCGCCTCGGGGACATGCCCCTCGTCGAGACCCACGTGATCCCCAGCGTCGAGGCCCCTTCCGGCATGGGCGAGCCGCCCGTGCCCGTGGTCATCCCGGCCGTGCTGAACGCGGTCTTCGCCGCCACGGGAAAGCGGATCCGGAAAGTTCCCATTGAAGATGGATTGATCTAG
- a CDS encoding (2Fe-2S)-binding protein, with translation MPTYQLTVNGRGHSVEVDADTPLLWVLRDTLGLTGTKFGCGQGVCGACTVHLDGQAVKACQTSLKEAAGRTVITVEGLSKDGSHPVQRAWIAEDVAQCGYCQPGMIMTAAALLKRKARPSDHDIDEAFADHVCRCGTYPRVRKAVKRAAGGAK, from the coding sequence ATGCCCACCTACCAGCTCACTGTGAATGGCCGCGGCCACAGCGTGGAGGTCGACGCCGACACGCCGCTGCTTTGGGTGCTCCGGGACACGCTCGGCCTCACCGGCACCAAGTTCGGCTGCGGCCAGGGCGTCTGTGGTGCCTGCACTGTCCATCTCGACGGGCAGGCCGTGAAGGCCTGCCAGACGAGCCTGAAGGAGGCCGCCGGACGTACCGTCATCACCGTGGAGGGCCTGTCCAAGGATGGCTCCCACCCGGTGCAGCGTGCCTGGATCGCCGAGGACGTGGCCCAGTGCGGCTACTGCCAGCCGGGCATGATCATGACCGCCGCGGCCCTGCTGAAGCGCAAGGCCCGTCCCTCGGACCACGACATCGATGAAGCCTTCGCCGATCATGTCTGCCGCTGCGGCACCTACCCCCGCGTCCGCAAAGCGGTGAAGCGCGCCGCCGGAGGTGCGAAGTGA